The Terriglobus tenax genome contains a region encoding:
- the rsmI gene encoding 16S rRNA (cytidine(1402)-2'-O)-methyltransferase, translated as MTEAAPLAPGLYLVATPIGNLEDITLRALRVLQSVDRIACEDTRQTQKLLNHFHIQKPTVSYHQHNEVVRTVEFLDDLRAGKRIAIVSDAGTPGIADPGSKVVAAAIEAGIAVYPIPGANAAISALIASGLSTETFTFHGFLPAKAGQRQSQIESLAFNGTTHIFYEAPHRILETLADVITVLGPQHPIAIAREVTKLHEEHLRGPVSEVLATLTSRDAIKGEFVLLLSGNRITTEQASTPQTSIATAVDVLMKQGISEKDALKQVARDRNLGKSEIYRQWQREKARH; from the coding sequence GTGACGGAAGCCGCACCGCTCGCTCCCGGTCTCTATCTCGTCGCAACTCCCATCGGCAACCTGGAAGACATAACCCTCCGCGCCCTGCGCGTGCTGCAGTCGGTGGACCGCATTGCCTGCGAGGACACCCGCCAGACACAGAAGCTGCTGAACCACTTCCATATCCAGAAGCCGACCGTCAGCTATCACCAGCACAACGAAGTCGTGCGCACGGTAGAGTTTCTGGACGATCTGCGCGCTGGAAAACGCATCGCCATCGTCTCGGACGCAGGTACCCCCGGCATTGCGGACCCAGGCTCCAAGGTCGTCGCCGCCGCCATCGAGGCAGGCATCGCCGTCTACCCGATCCCCGGTGCCAACGCGGCCATCTCCGCCCTCATTGCCAGTGGCCTGTCGACGGAGACCTTCACCTTCCACGGCTTTCTTCCCGCAAAAGCCGGTCAGCGCCAGTCGCAGATCGAATCCCTCGCCTTCAACGGCACAACGCATATCTTTTACGAGGCGCCGCACCGCATCCTTGAGACCCTGGCGGATGTCATCACGGTCCTCGGCCCACAGCACCCAATCGCCATCGCGCGGGAGGTCACCAAGCTGCACGAGGAGCACCTGCGCGGCCCCGTCTCGGAAGTGCTTGCAACGCTCACAAGCCGCGACGCCATCAAGGGCGAGTTCGTCCTCCTGCTCAGCGGCAACCGCATCACCACGGAGCAGGCCAGCACACCCCAAACCTCCATTGCCACAGCAGTCGATGTCCTCATGAAACAGGGCATCAGCGAGAAAGATGCCCTCAAGCAGGTCGCCCGCGATCGCAACCTGGGTAAGAGCGAGATCTACCGCCAGTGGCAGCGCGAGAAGGCCCGACACTAA
- the purD gene encoding phosphoribosylamine--glycine ligase, translated as MKVLVIGGGGREHALVWSLQQSSKVTEVVCAPGNGGIAAIARCLPVDVKDVDSMLAVVAQEQPALTVVGPEIPLAAGIVDAMQARGLRVFGPTQAAAQLESSKSFAKEFMQRHRIPTAHYAVCTSLEEVRKSLPIFHTPLVVKADGLAAGKGVIICQTKAEAEEAAAGIFSGALLGSSETRLVLEEFLEGEEVSFFALCDGKHAIPIAAAQDHKRVGEGDTGLNTGGMGAYCTDTLLEPSMVEWLTTHVTQNVVDGMAQEGTPFTGILFTGLMMTARGPMVLEFNTRWGDPETEAILLRLESDLYDLFDAAVDGRADKVAIRLKPGASACVIAASGGYPGSYRSGLGIDGLTSTSDAGAVQVFHAGTSLVEGEFRTAGGRVLAVSAAADDLKTALAMIYGCLESIRFEGMFYRRDIGYRALAEEGK; from the coding sequence ATGAAGGTTCTGGTTATTGGTGGTGGTGGTCGCGAGCATGCCCTCGTATGGTCGTTGCAGCAGAGTTCCAAAGTCACGGAAGTGGTCTGCGCTCCCGGTAACGGCGGCATCGCCGCCATTGCGCGTTGCCTTCCCGTGGATGTAAAGGACGTCGACTCCATGCTCGCGGTCGTCGCGCAGGAGCAGCCCGCGCTTACCGTCGTTGGCCCCGAGATTCCCCTCGCCGCCGGTATCGTGGACGCCATGCAGGCCCGCGGCCTGCGCGTCTTCGGACCCACGCAGGCTGCCGCTCAGCTCGAAAGCAGCAAGTCTTTCGCCAAGGAGTTCATGCAGCGCCACCGCATCCCCACGGCGCACTACGCCGTCTGTACCTCGCTTGAAGAGGTACGCAAGTCGCTGCCCATCTTCCATACGCCGCTCGTTGTAAAGGCTGACGGTCTCGCCGCCGGCAAAGGCGTCATCATCTGCCAGACCAAGGCGGAAGCCGAGGAAGCCGCTGCCGGCATTTTCTCCGGCGCCCTGCTCGGTTCCAGCGAAACCCGTCTGGTGCTCGAAGAGTTCCTTGAAGGCGAAGAGGTCAGCTTCTTCGCTCTCTGCGACGGCAAGCACGCCATTCCCATTGCCGCCGCGCAGGACCACAAGCGCGTGGGCGAGGGCGACACCGGTCTGAACACCGGCGGCATGGGTGCCTACTGCACCGATACGCTGCTTGAGCCCAGCATGGTCGAGTGGCTCACCACCCACGTCACGCAGAACGTCGTCGACGGCATGGCGCAGGAGGGCACCCCCTTCACCGGCATCCTCTTTACTGGTCTGATGATGACCGCGCGCGGTCCCATGGTGCTCGAGTTCAACACCCGCTGGGGCGATCCGGAAACGGAAGCGATCCTTCTGCGCCTTGAGTCCGATCTTTATGACCTGTTCGATGCCGCGGTTGATGGCCGCGCCGACAAGGTTGCCATCCGCCTCAAGCCCGGCGCCAGTGCCTGCGTCATCGCCGCCAGCGGAGGTTATCCCGGCAGCTACCGCTCCGGCCTCGGGATTGACGGTCTTACCTCCACCAGCGACGCTGGCGCCGTGCAGGTCTTCCACGCCGGCACCTCGCTCGTCGAGGGCGAGTTCCGCACCGCGGGCGGCCGTGTCCTGGCTGTCTCCGCCGCTGCAGATGACCTGAAGACCGCGCTCGCCATGATTTACGGATGCCTGGAGAGCATCCGTTTTGAAGGCATGTTCTACCGCCGCGACATTGGTTACCGCGCCCTTGCCGAAGAAGGCAAATAA
- a CDS encoding DinB family protein yields the protein MTQPALTADEMLTWNEKTSTRFRDLLAKHPEALQFSCDIAKVSTLGGLMQHIVAVELRYAERLAGQPETQYDQVPFATVEEIFETHDRAIALFREALATSGTNWDEELEFVTRSLGKMIATRKAVFFHALSHSIRHYAQLTTLLRQHGITMPLPQDYLMVAARIA from the coding sequence ATGACTCAGCCTGCACTCACCGCCGACGAGATGCTGACCTGGAATGAGAAGACCTCCACGCGCTTTCGCGACCTGCTCGCAAAGCATCCTGAGGCGCTTCAGTTCTCCTGCGACATAGCAAAGGTCAGCACCCTCGGCGGTTTGATGCAGCACATCGTTGCTGTGGAGCTTCGCTACGCCGAGCGTCTTGCCGGACAGCCCGAGACTCAGTACGACCAGGTGCCTTTCGCCACGGTGGAGGAGATCTTCGAGACGCACGACCGCGCCATCGCACTCTTTCGTGAAGCCCTGGCAACGTCCGGTACCAACTGGGATGAAGAGCTTGAGTTCGTCACACGCTCGCTCGGCAAGATGATTGCCACGCGCAAGGCGGTCTTCTTCCATGCGCTCTCGCATTCCATCCGCCACTACGCGCAACTCACCACGCTGCTGCGCCAGCACGGCATTACCATGCCGCTTCCGCAGGACTACCTCATGGTTGCCGCGAGGATCGCATGA
- a CDS encoding Rid family hydrolase has protein sequence MKRKLATMLLLSTAAFAQQGVVVKRLGAPDVRIEPAIWVGDMLYVCGVMGTPEKPGNPPVYTSDTEQQARSAFANIEKVLKEQGLGLGDIVQMQVFLKADPRTGVMDRPGMERAYSANFGSKEQPRKPVRATVEVKNLVVPTGLIEVMVVAARPRQ, from the coding sequence ATGAAGCGCAAGCTGGCCACAATGCTGCTGCTCTCGACTGCCGCCTTCGCGCAGCAGGGAGTCGTGGTGAAACGCCTCGGAGCTCCGGACGTTCGTATCGAACCCGCCATCTGGGTCGGCGACATGCTCTACGTCTGCGGCGTCATGGGGACGCCGGAGAAGCCCGGCAATCCCCCTGTCTATACCTCTGATACCGAACAGCAGGCACGCTCCGCCTTCGCCAATATCGAGAAGGTACTCAAGGAGCAAGGCCTCGGCCTCGGAGACATCGTGCAGATGCAGGTCTTCCTCAAGGCAGACCCCAGGACCGGCGTCATGGACCGTCCCGGCATGGAACGCGCCTACTCCGCCAACTTCGGCTCCAAAGAGCAGCCCCGCAAGCCGGTCCGCGCCACGGTCGAGGTCAAAAACCTCGTCGTCCCCACCGGCCTGATTGAAGTCATGGTCGTCGCCGCCCGTCCCCGGCAATAA
- the purF gene encoding amidophosphoribosyltransferase, with amino-acid sequence MTTVVQQDDLELDETPFDKLKEECGVMAVYGHPEAARMTYWGLYSLQHRGQESGGIATSNGEDIIDVKGMGLVSEIFTDDVLQKLPGEMAIGHTRYSTTGDSALLNAQPIRVDSVKGLIAIAHNGNLVNLGTAKERLERDGAVFQTTSDTEIIVQLIAHSAETTLVDCIADSLSQVDGAFSIVMMTRNRIFAARDPHGFRPLCMGRITGTDGKPDTFVFASETCALDLLHAKYERDVQPGELVMVSEDGVTSRFFDTKKTKQASCIFEHVYFARPDSKVFGRWVQNSREEMGRQLARESGVDADLVVPVPDSGVTAALGYSAESGIPFNFGLIRNHYVGRTFIEPTQRVRDFGVRMKLNPSRALLEGKRVILIDDSIIRGTTSRKIVRMCRAAGAAEVHMRISCPPTISPCFYGVDTPSAKDLIAANNTIEEIRQFIEADSLAYLSLDGVLKACGSFDEGGNGYCTACYTGNYPTQWVDVDEILPAITVEPVKA; translated from the coding sequence ATGACCACCGTAGTGCAGCAGGACGACCTGGAACTCGACGAGACCCCGTTCGACAAACTGAAGGAAGAGTGCGGCGTGATGGCGGTGTATGGCCATCCTGAGGCTGCACGCATGACGTACTGGGGCCTGTACTCGCTGCAGCATCGCGGGCAGGAGTCCGGCGGCATTGCGACCTCGAATGGTGAGGACATCATCGATGTAAAGGGCATGGGCCTGGTGTCGGAGATCTTTACCGACGACGTGCTGCAGAAGCTGCCCGGCGAGATGGCGATTGGCCACACGCGCTACTCCACGACGGGCGACTCGGCACTGCTGAATGCACAGCCGATCCGCGTGGACTCCGTGAAGGGCCTGATTGCAATTGCGCACAACGGCAACCTGGTGAACCTGGGAACTGCGAAAGAGCGCCTGGAGCGCGATGGCGCGGTCTTCCAGACGACCAGCGATACCGAGATTATTGTGCAGTTGATTGCCCACTCGGCGGAGACAACGCTGGTGGACTGTATCGCCGATTCCCTGTCGCAGGTGGATGGTGCGTTCTCGATTGTGATGATGACGCGCAACCGCATCTTTGCGGCGCGCGATCCGCATGGCTTCCGCCCGCTGTGCATGGGCCGCATTACCGGCACCGATGGCAAGCCGGACACCTTTGTTTTTGCCTCCGAGACCTGCGCTCTGGACCTGCTGCACGCCAAGTATGAGCGCGATGTTCAGCCGGGCGAGCTGGTGATGGTGAGCGAGGACGGTGTGACCTCGCGCTTCTTCGATACGAAGAAGACCAAGCAGGCAAGCTGCATCTTTGAGCATGTGTACTTCGCTCGTCCGGACTCGAAGGTGTTTGGCCGCTGGGTGCAGAACAGCCGTGAAGAGATGGGCCGCCAGCTGGCGCGCGAGTCGGGCGTGGATGCCGACCTCGTCGTTCCGGTACCGGATAGCGGCGTAACGGCGGCACTGGGCTACTCGGCCGAGTCGGGCATTCCGTTCAACTTCGGTCTGATTCGCAACCACTATGTGGGCCGCACGTTTATTGAACCGACACAGCGGGTGCGCGACTTTGGCGTGCGCATGAAGCTGAACCCGTCGCGTGCGTTGCTGGAAGGCAAGCGCGTGATCCTGATCGACGACTCGATCATTCGCGGGACAACCAGCAGAAAAATTGTTCGTATGTGCAGAGCCGCCGGAGCGGCGGAGGTGCATATGCGCATCTCCTGCCCGCCGACGATCTCCCCGTGTTTCTACGGTGTGGATACGCCGAGCGCCAAGGACCTGATTGCAGCCAACAACACGATCGAGGAGATTCGCCAGTTCATTGAGGCGGATTCGCTCGCGTACCTGTCGCTGGATGGTGTGCTGAAGGCCTGCGGATCGTTTGACGAGGGCGGCAACGGCTATTGCACGGCATGCTACACGGGCAACTACCCGACGCAGTGGGTGGATGTGGACGAGATTCTGCCCGCGATTACAGTGGAGCCGGTGAAGGCATAG
- the purL gene encoding phosphoribosylformylglycinamidine synthase subunit PurL: MPNELQAQATHVPTPARITPELLKLHSITAEEYARIEQTLGRVPSLTELGIYSVMWSEHCSYKSSRVHLKRLPTKSELVVQGPGENAGIIDVGDGWACAFKIESHNHPSYIEPYQGAATGVGGILRDIFTMGARPLAVMDSLRFGPLDDASLPEEITHKNHAVVEGVVHGVAGYGNCFGVPNLGGETRFEPCYSGNPLLNAFALGMVKRDEIFYAKATGVGNPVIYVGAKTGRDGIHGATMASEEFKEGSEQKRPNVQMGDPFLEKLLLEACLEVMQIPGAVAGIQDMGAAGLTCSTCEMGARGGVGLDVELDNVPQRETGMNSYEIMLSESQERMLLVANKGREQEVLDVFAKWGLDANIVGTVIAENRMRIRHHGELVADLSNESLTDDAPLYHRPVGTWVAPVEKTAPAGVLEQPVDYPAALKKLLDAANICDKRWVFEQYDSMVQTNTVQGPGNEAGVMRIKGTQRALSMALAGNGRWCYLDPLTGAKHAFAEAARKVACTGAKPVAATNCLNFGNPEKPEIMAQLSNAIDGISAASIALGAPITGGNVSLYNETRGVGIYPTPVLGIVGILDDVTKAMPGHFSQPDEVIVLISPNTAKATDWQTEFGSSEFAKTVLGKLWGAPPAIDLEKEAALHAMLQQLAKRSFVSSASDISDGGLAVALAKACFRKGVGAEVKIDTEKGALETLFSEPASTVLVTCSHKSVEALVGTIEKDGTLMAQPIGKVTADGTLSITLGGENVIRAAVSDLKQTWATALESRLATEVLA; the protein is encoded by the coding sequence ATGCCTAACGAACTGCAAGCACAGGCCACCCACGTCCCCACACCGGCTCGCATCACGCCCGAGCTGCTTAAACTGCACAGCATCACCGCCGAGGAATATGCTCGCATTGAGCAAACGCTGGGCCGTGTTCCGTCGCTGACGGAGCTGGGCATCTATTCGGTGATGTGGAGCGAGCACTGCTCGTACAAGTCATCGCGCGTCCACCTGAAGCGCCTACCGACCAAGAGCGAACTCGTGGTTCAGGGTCCCGGAGAGAACGCGGGCATTATTGACGTGGGCGACGGATGGGCATGCGCCTTCAAGATTGAGAGCCATAACCACCCCAGCTACATTGAGCCCTACCAGGGCGCGGCGACCGGTGTCGGCGGCATTCTGCGCGACATCTTCACCATGGGTGCACGTCCGCTGGCGGTGATGGACTCGCTGCGGTTTGGTCCGCTGGACGATGCTTCCCTGCCGGAAGAGATTACGCACAAGAACCACGCCGTCGTTGAAGGTGTGGTGCATGGCGTGGCGGGTTACGGCAACTGCTTTGGCGTGCCGAACCTGGGTGGCGAAACGCGTTTTGAGCCCTGTTACAGCGGCAATCCTCTGCTGAACGCCTTTGCCCTGGGCATGGTGAAGCGTGACGAGATTTTCTATGCCAAGGCGACCGGTGTGGGTAACCCGGTGATCTACGTCGGCGCGAAGACGGGCCGCGACGGCATCCATGGTGCCACCATGGCTTCAGAAGAGTTCAAGGAAGGTTCCGAGCAGAAGCGCCCGAATGTACAAATGGGCGATCCGTTCCTGGAGAAGCTGCTGCTGGAGGCCTGCCTGGAAGTCATGCAGATTCCGGGAGCGGTTGCCGGCATTCAGGATATGGGCGCGGCGGGCCTGACCTGCTCCACCTGCGAGATGGGCGCCCGCGGCGGCGTTGGCCTGGATGTCGAGCTGGACAATGTTCCTCAGCGCGAGACGGGCATGAACAGCTACGAGATCATGCTGAGCGAGTCGCAGGAGCGCATGCTGTTGGTGGCCAACAAGGGCCGCGAGCAGGAGGTTCTGGACGTCTTCGCGAAGTGGGGCCTGGATGCGAATATTGTCGGCACGGTGATCGCGGAGAACCGCATGAGGATTCGTCACCACGGCGAGCTGGTGGCTGACCTGTCGAATGAGTCGCTGACCGATGACGCTCCGCTGTACCACCGCCCGGTAGGCACTTGGGTGGCTCCGGTGGAGAAGACGGCTCCGGCGGGAGTGCTGGAGCAGCCGGTGGATTACCCCGCCGCGCTGAAAAAACTGCTGGATGCGGCCAACATCTGCGACAAGCGCTGGGTGTTTGAGCAGTACGACTCGATGGTGCAGACCAACACGGTGCAGGGTCCGGGCAATGAAGCCGGCGTGATGCGCATCAAGGGTACGCAGCGAGCGCTGAGTATGGCGTTGGCAGGCAACGGACGGTGGTGTTACCTGGATCCGCTGACCGGGGCCAAGCACGCTTTTGCCGAGGCAGCACGCAAGGTGGCCTGTACCGGTGCCAAGCCCGTTGCCGCCACCAACTGCCTGAACTTTGGCAACCCCGAAAAGCCGGAGATCATGGCGCAGCTTTCCAATGCCATTGACGGTATTTCCGCAGCCAGCATCGCGCTTGGAGCCCCGATTACCGGCGGCAATGTCTCTCTCTATAACGAGACCCGCGGCGTAGGCATCTATCCAACCCCGGTCCTGGGCATTGTGGGCATTCTGGATGACGTGACCAAGGCGATGCCGGGACACTTCAGCCAGCCGGATGAGGTGATTGTGCTGATTTCGCCGAATACGGCGAAGGCAACCGACTGGCAGACGGAGTTCGGATCCAGCGAGTTTGCAAAGACGGTGCTGGGCAAGCTGTGGGGTGCACCTCCGGCGATTGACCTGGAGAAGGAAGCCGCGCTGCACGCGATGCTGCAGCAGCTGGCGAAGCGGAGCTTCGTCAGCTCGGCCTCGGATATCTCCGACGGCGGCCTGGCCGTGGCCCTGGCAAAGGCCTGCTTCCGCAAGGGCGTAGGCGCTGAAGTGAAGATCGACACCGAGAAGGGCGCGCTGGAGACACTGTTCAGTGAGCCGGCCAGCACGGTGCTGGTGACCTGTTCGCACAAATCTGTAGAAGCCCTGGTGGGCACGATTGAGAAGGATGGTACGCTGATGGCGCAGCCGATCGGTAAGGTGACGGCGGACGGTACGCTGTCCATCACGCTGGGCGGCGAGAACGTGATTCGCGCGGCTGTAAGCGACCTGAAGCAGACCTGGGCTACGGCGCTGGAGTCGCGCCTGGCGACGGAGGTGCTGGCGTAA
- the dut gene encoding dUTP diphosphatase, whose amino-acid sequence MSHEVKIKTKRLHPNARLPKYAHDGPWGDLAADLYAAEPAEIAPGQTALVPTGLAMEFPAEYGALVEDRSGLAVKGVTTLAGVIDPGYRGELKIVVTNLSENTVTLAVGDRVAQLRIVQRIVASFEEAEEITEAPRGTGGFGSTGK is encoded by the coding sequence ATGTCACACGAAGTGAAGATCAAGACAAAACGACTCCACCCCAACGCCAGGCTGCCGAAGTATGCCCATGACGGGCCGTGGGGCGATCTCGCGGCCGATCTATACGCTGCTGAGCCTGCGGAGATTGCGCCCGGGCAGACCGCGCTGGTACCTACCGGGCTGGCGATGGAGTTTCCGGCTGAGTATGGCGCGCTGGTCGAAGACCGTTCAGGCCTGGCGGTGAAGGGTGTAACGACGCTGGCCGGGGTGATTGATCCGGGCTATCGGGGCGAACTGAAGATTGTGGTGACGAACCTGTCCGAGAACACGGTAACGCTGGCAGTTGGCGACCGCGTGGCCCAGTTGCGGATTGTGCAGCGGATTGTGGCCTCGTTTGAGGAAGCAGAGGAGATTACCGAGGCTCCGCGGGGTACAGGCGGGTTTGGGTCGACCGGGAAGTAA
- a CDS encoding aldo/keto reductase, with translation MKLTEYITLGRSGLRVSPCSLGTMTFGNDNWGSSDEVARNVFTRYVEQGGNFLDTADGYGAGKSELLIGGMLREQKLRDRVVLATKFTFGVEEGNPNSGGNGRKSMHRALEASLKRLQTDYIDLYWMHAWDGVTPVEEVVESLTDLVRAGKIRYYGFSDVPAWYLARAVTLAECRGMARPVALQLEYSLVVRSIEREHVPAALEMGVGICPWSPLASGFLAGKYTREATGKNDGNNRLNTLAGTSNPVFQKFTEKNWATLEVVQTAAKELGVNAAQVSLAWAMAQPGITSTILGARTVAQLDDNLAALEFTLPQEILKKLDEVSALENIHPYMFFGGELLRRINAGTNVRKWRPV, from the coding sequence ATGAAGCTGACGGAATACATCACGCTTGGACGTTCTGGATTGCGCGTAAGTCCTTGCAGTCTGGGCACCATGACGTTTGGCAACGACAATTGGGGATCAAGCGACGAGGTTGCCCGCAATGTCTTCACGCGCTACGTGGAGCAGGGAGGTAACTTCCTGGATACCGCTGACGGCTATGGCGCAGGTAAGAGCGAGTTGCTAATCGGCGGGATGCTCCGTGAGCAGAAGCTGCGCGACCGCGTGGTGCTGGCCACCAAGTTCACCTTCGGTGTGGAGGAAGGCAATCCAAACTCCGGCGGCAATGGCCGCAAAAGCATGCATCGCGCGCTGGAAGCATCGCTGAAGCGGCTGCAGACGGACTACATTGACCTGTACTGGATGCATGCGTGGGATGGTGTGACGCCGGTGGAAGAGGTGGTGGAGTCACTGACCGACCTGGTGCGTGCAGGCAAGATCCGCTACTACGGCTTCAGCGATGTGCCGGCCTGGTACCTGGCGCGTGCGGTCACTCTGGCGGAGTGCCGCGGCATGGCGCGGCCGGTTGCGTTGCAACTGGAGTACTCGCTGGTGGTGCGGTCCATCGAGCGCGAGCATGTACCGGCAGCGCTGGAGATGGGTGTCGGCATCTGTCCGTGGAGTCCGCTGGCAAGCGGCTTCCTGGCCGGCAAGTACACGCGCGAGGCGACAGGGAAGAATGACGGGAACAACCGTTTGAATACGCTCGCAGGGACAAGTAATCCGGTCTTCCAGAAGTTCACGGAAAAGAACTGGGCGACGCTGGAGGTTGTGCAGACTGCAGCGAAGGAACTGGGTGTGAACGCGGCCCAGGTCTCGCTGGCGTGGGCGATGGCACAACCGGGGATTACCTCCACCATTCTGGGGGCGCGAACGGTGGCGCAGCTTGACGATAACCTGGCGGCGCTGGAGTTCACATTGCCGCAGGAAATTCTGAAGAAGCTGGATGAGGTGAGTGCGCTTGAAAATATTCACCCCTACATGTTTTTTGGGGGCGAGTTATTGCGGCGGATCAATGCCGGAACGAACGTGCGCAAGTGGCGGCCGGTGTAG